The Streptococcus viridans genome includes a window with the following:
- the rpmD gene encoding 50S ribosomal protein L30, which produces MAQIKITLTKSPIGRIPSQRKTVVALGLGKLNSSVIKEDNPAVRGMITAVSHLVTVEEVK; this is translated from the coding sequence ATGGCTCAAATTAAAATTACTTTGACTAAGTCTCCAATCGGACGCATCCCGTCACAACGTAAAACTGTTGTAGCACTTGGACTTGGCAAATTGAACAGCTCTGTTATTAAAGAAGATAACCCAGCAGTACGTGGTATGATCACTGCAGTATCTCACTTGGTAACAGTTGAAGAAGTAAAATAA
- the rplO gene encoding 50S ribosomal protein L15, giving the protein MKLHELQPAAGSRKVRNRVGRGTSSGNGKTSGRGQKGQKARSGGGVRLGFEGGQTPLFRRLPKRGFTNINAKEYAIVNLDQLNVFDDGAEVTPVVLVEAGIVKAEKSGIKILGNGELTKKLSVKAAKFSKSAEEAITAKGGSVEVI; this is encoded by the coding sequence ATGAAACTTCATGAATTACAACCTGCTGCAGGTTCACGTAAAGTCCGCAACCGTGTTGGTCGTGGTACTTCATCTGGTAATGGTAAAACTTCTGGCCGTGGTCAAAAAGGTCAAAAAGCTCGTAGCGGTGGCGGTGTACGTCTTGGTTTTGAAGGTGGACAAACTCCATTGTTCCGTCGTCTTCCAAAACGTGGATTTACAAACATCAACGCTAAAGAATATGCGATTGTAAACCTTGATCAGTTGAACGTCTTCGATGATGGTGCTGAAGTAACACCAGTTGTACTTGTTGAAGCAGGTATTGTAAAAGCTGAAAAATCAGGAATTAAAATTCTTGGTAACGGAGAATTGACTAAGAAATTGTCTGTTAAGGCAGCTAAATTCTCTAAATCAGCTGAAGAAGCTATCACTGCTAAAGGTGGTTCAGTAGAAGTCATCTAA
- the secY gene encoding preprotein translocase subunit SecY, with protein MFFKLLKDAFKVKQVRSKILFTIFIILVFRIGTTITVPGVNAKILNNLQDVSFLNMMSLVSGNAMRNFSVFALGVSPYITASIVVQLLQMDLLPKFVEWGKQGEVGRRKLNQATRYIALVLAFVQSIGITATFHTLSQAKLVSTPNVETYILIGAILTTGSMIVTWLGEQISDKGYGNGVSMIIFAGIVSSIPEMIKGVYEDSFVNVRPGQLNNSLIFVGVLILAVLVIIYFTTFVEQAQYKIPIQYTKIAQGAPSSSYLPLKVNPAGVIPVIFASSITAAPAAIFQVISAMGYNAGWVRTAQSMLATNTPTGVAMYALLIILFTFFYTFVQINPEKTAENLQKSGAYIPGVRPGKGTEDYMSRLLRRLATVGSIFLGFITIIPILARDVFGLTDTVALGGTSLLIIISTGIEGMKQLEGYLLKRKYIGFMDTTE; from the coding sequence ATGTTCTTTAAATTATTAAAAGATGCATTTAAGGTAAAACAAGTACGATCAAAAATTTTATTTACTATTTTTATCATACTTGTCTTCCGAATCGGAACCACGATTACGGTTCCTGGTGTGAATGCGAAAATCCTTAACAACTTACAGGATGTTTCCTTCTTGAATATGATGAGCTTGGTGTCAGGGAATGCTATGAGAAACTTCTCTGTCTTCGCCCTTGGGGTGAGTCCTTACATCACGGCCTCTATCGTTGTTCAGCTCCTTCAAATGGATTTGCTTCCGAAGTTTGTTGAGTGGGGGAAACAAGGAGAAGTTGGGCGGAGAAAGTTGAATCAGGCAACACGCTATATTGCCTTGGTTTTAGCTTTCGTTCAATCCATTGGAATTACAGCTACGTTCCACACCTTGTCACAAGCTAAATTAGTATCGACACCGAATGTTGAAACCTACATCTTGATTGGTGCAATTTTAACGACAGGTTCGATGATTGTGACCTGGTTGGGAGAACAGATTTCAGACAAAGGATACGGAAATGGTGTTTCTATGATCATCTTTGCGGGGATTGTTTCTTCAATCCCAGAGATGATCAAAGGTGTTTACGAAGATTCATTTGTAAACGTCCGTCCTGGACAATTGAACAATTCACTAATTTTCGTAGGTGTATTAATCTTAGCGGTATTAGTGATTATCTACTTCACAACCTTTGTGGAACAAGCACAGTATAAAATTCCAATTCAATATACAAAGATTGCACAAGGAGCACCATCTAGCTCATATCTTCCACTGAAGGTAAATCCAGCTGGAGTGATTCCTGTCATCTTTGCTAGTTCGATCACAGCTGCACCGGCAGCAATTTTCCAAGTCATTAGTGCCATGGGTTACAATGCTGGATGGGTTCGAACAGCACAATCTATGTTAGCAACCAATACACCAACAGGTGTAGCAATGTATGCTTTGCTAATCATTTTGTTTACTTTCTTCTACACCTTTGTACAGATTAACCCAGAAAAAACTGCGGAAAATCTACAAAAGAGTGGTGCCTACATTCCAGGTGTGCGTCCTGGTAAGGGAACAGAAGACTACATGTCGCGTCTTCTTAGACGTTTGGCTACGGTTGGTTCTATCTTCCTCGGATTCATCACCATTATTCCAATCCTTGCTCGGGATGTCTTTGGTTTGACAGATACAGTTGCTCTCGGAGGAACTAGTCTCTTGATCATCATCTCAACTGGTATTGAAGGAATGAAACAATTAGAAGGTTACTTATTGAAACGCAAATACATTGGTTTCATGGATACAACAGAATAG
- a CDS encoding adenylate kinase — protein sequence MNLLIMGLPGAGKGTQAAKIVEQFQVAHISTGDMFRAAMANQTEMGVLAKSFIDKGELVPDDVTNGIVKERLAQDDIKEKGFLLDGFPRTIEQAHALDQILVDLGLELEGVINIEVDPSCLLERLSGRIIHRETGETYHKVFNPPADYKEEDYYQREDDKPETVKRRLDVNIAQGEPILAHYRAKGLVHDIEGNQDINDVFKDIQKVLENLK from the coding sequence ATGAATCTATTAATCATGGGATTGCCTGGAGCAGGTAAAGGGACGCAAGCGGCTAAGATTGTAGAACAGTTTCAAGTTGCACATATCTCAACTGGAGATATGTTCCGTGCTGCAATGGCTAATCAAACTGAGATGGGTGTGTTGGCAAAATCATTCATCGATAAAGGTGAATTGGTGCCAGATGATGTGACAAACGGGATTGTGAAAGAACGTTTGGCTCAAGACGATATTAAGGAAAAAGGATTCCTCTTAGATGGTTTCCCTCGTACCATTGAACAAGCACACGCTTTGGATCAAATTTTAGTAGACCTTGGTCTTGAACTTGAGGGAGTAATCAACATCGAAGTGGATCCATCTTGCCTACTTGAACGCTTGAGTGGTCGTATTATTCACCGCGAAACAGGCGAAACCTACCATAAAGTATTCAACCCACCAGCTGATTACAAGGAAGAAGACTATTACCAACGTGAGGACGATAAACCAGAAACGGTTAAACGCCGCTTGGATGTAAATATTGCTCAAGGTGAGCCAATTCTTGCTCATTATCGTGCAAAAGGATTAGTCCATGATATCGAAGGAAACCAAGACATTAACGACGTCTTTAAGGATATCCAAAAAGTCTTGGAGAATTTGAAATAA